The Lactuca sativa cultivar Salinas chromosome 2, Lsat_Salinas_v11, whole genome shotgun sequence genome includes a window with the following:
- the LOC111886318 gene encoding protein NPGR2: MKIKHWIEKHRIKLSGTVRKMMMKCFHSGERFGAKEMNASSESLATRDYSASGYSSRVNEPDPKLDNSNIEEAESSLRESGFLNYEEARALLGRLEYQKGNVEGALHVFEGIDIPAVIPKIKNSLARRSELSRRHSQGDDDPSPPMSVHAISLLFEAVFLKSKSLQALGRFREAAESCKIILETIESALPDGFLDFSSYYKLQETVDKAVELLPELWKLASDPQSAILSYRRALLFQWNLDKKTRMNLEKEFAVFLLYSGCDATPPNLRSQMESSYVPKNNVEEAILLLLILLRKIVIGIIEWDPSIYHHLSFALSISHDLKSLAHQIEEFPPGIIEKKERYSTLALCYYGEDEDMVSLNLLRSLLNNQEKSENQHNFVLEMLLASKICIDQSDSLQEGITYLHKLMKLEENCNETKSVANFFLGISLSAQSRNTNLDSERIKMQSEALNALETAHKMKQEDANILFHLSLEYAEQRKLDMAVYYAKKLVKVEGGDNVKGWILLARILSAKKQYFDAEVVIDAAIDETGKWDQGELLRTKAKLQIAQGKLKNGIETYTRLLAVLQVRSKSFGVHKRLLKKRSNKERELEMETWHDLANLYTSLLQWHDAEVCLSKSKTIDPHSASRWHAIGILHQAKGEKEEALSSFEKALDVDPNHVPSLISTAIVLRELNDRSLPIAKSFITDALRLDRTNSLAWFNLGLIYKVEHGSSALEAAECFEAAIMLQESEPIEPFR; encoded by the exons ATGAAAATCAAACACTGGATTGAAAAACACAGAATCAAGTTGAGTGGAACAGTACGGAAGATGATGATGAAATGCTTTCACTCCGGCGAACGATTTGGGGCAAAGGAAATGAACGCTTCATCGGAATCGTTAGCCACTAGGGATTATTCAGCTAGCGGATATTCTTCTCGAGTTAATGAACCTGATCCCAAATTGGATAACAGCAATATAGAAGAAGCAGAATCCTCTCTTCGTGAAAGTGGTTTTCTCAATTACGAG GAAGCAAGAGCATTATTAGGTCGATTAGAGTATCAAAAAGGAAACGTAGAGGGCGCACTTCATGTTTTCGAAGGAATCGACATTCCTGCTGTTATTCCCAAGATTAAAAACTCACTTGCAAGAAGATCAGAACTTTCAAGACGCCATTCTCAAGGTGATGATGATCCATCGCCACCCATGTCAGTTCATGCTATCAGTTTACTCTTCGAAGCTGTTTTTCTCAAATCAAAGTCGTTGCAAGCCCTAGGACGATTCAGAGAAGCTGCCGAATCCTGCAAAATTATACTGGAAACAATCGAATCTGCATTACCCGATGGATTTCTTGATTTTTCTTCATATTATAAGCTTCAAGAAACTGTAGATAAAGCGGTTGAGTTGTTACCTGAGCTTTGGAAACTAGCTTCAGATCCACAATCGGCCATTTTATCATACAGACGAGCGTTGCTTTTCCAATGGAATCTTGATAAAAAGACGCGAATGAATCTTGAAAAGGAATTCGCTGTGTTTCTTTTGTACAGTGGCTGTGACGCGACACCTCCAAATCTTCGATCCCAGATGGAAAGTTCATATGTACCCAAGAACAATGTAGAAGAAGCCATTCTTTTGCTTCTGATTCTTTTGAGAAAGATTGTTATCGGTATAATCGAGTGGGACCCATCAATCTACCATCATCTTTCTTTTGCTTTATCGATTTCCCATGACCTAAAATCACTCGCTCATCAAATTGAAGAATTCCCACCTGGAATCATTGAGAAAAAGGAAAGATACAGCACTCTTGCGTTATGTTACTATGGAGAAGATGAAGATATGGTGTCGCTGAATCTATTAAGAAGTTTGTTAAATAATCAAGAAAAGTCAGAAAACCAACATAACTTCGTTTTAGAAATGTTACTCGCTTCCAAAATCTGTATTGATCAATCCGATTCCCTTCAAGAAGGAATCACATACCTTCACAAACTCATGAAATTGGAAGAAAATTGCAATGAAACAAAAAGCGTCGCTAATTTTTTCCTTGGTATCTCCCTTTCTGCACAATCAAGAAACACGAATTTGGATTCTGAAAGGATAAAAATGCAATCTGAAGCTTTAAACGCTTTGGAAACTGCACATAAAATGAAACAAGAAGATGCCAATATTTTGTTTCATCTTAGCCTTGAATATGCAGAACAGAGGAAGTTGGATATGGCTGTTTATTATGCAAAGAAGCTTGTGAAAGTTGAAGGAGGAGATAATGTAAAAGGATGGATTCTTTTAGCGCGTATTTTATCGGctaaaaaacaatattttgaTGCTGAAGTTGTCATTGATGCTGCTATAGATGAAACAGGGAAATGGGATCAAGGAGAATTGTTGAGAACTAAAGCTAAATTGCAAATTGCACAAGGCAAGTTGAAAAATGGTATAGAGACGTATACTCGTCTTCTTGCTGTTCTTCAAGTTAGAAGCAAAAGTTTTGGGGTTCATAAAAGACTATTAAAG AAAAGGAGCAACAaagaaagagaattggaaatGGAAACATGGCATGATCTAGCAAACTTATACACTAGTTTGTTGCAATGGCATGATGCTGAGGTGTGCCTATCAAAATCCAAGACCATCGATCCTCATTCTGCATCTAGGTGGCATGCCATag GGATACTCCATCAAGCGAAAGGCGAAAAGGAAGAagcattaagctcttttgagaaAGCATTAGACGTTGATCCAAATCATGTTCCTAGCTTAATATCAACAGCCATTGTTCTAAGAGAACTTAATGATCGATCATTACCAATTGCCAAAAGCTTTATAACCGATGCATTAAGGCTTGATAGGACAAATTCATTAGCATGGTTTAATCTTGGTCTTATTTACAAGGTTGAACATGGTTCATCGGCTCTTGAAGCTGCTGAATGTTTTGAGGCTGCAATTATGCTTCAAGAATCCGAACCTATCGAACCCTTTAGATGA
- the LOC111886319 gene encoding 50S ribosomal protein L28, chloroplastic — translation MALLTASSGLATGHASISCFVKPQSASIRLKPNSPAVSELGFVTSQLSGLKISYEQCTLPNNLSSTIKLPLQPVARRICPFTGKKSNRKNLVSHSNHKTKKLQFVNLQYKRVWWEAGNRFVKLRLSTKALKTIEKNGLDAVAKKAGIDLSKK, via the exons ATGGCGCTACTAACGGCGTCGTCTGGACTGGCGACAGGACACGCTTCCATTTCATGCTTCGTCAAGCCTCAATCGGCGTCAATAAGATTGAAGCCCAACTCCCCGGCGGTTTCGGAGCTAGGGTTTGTTACTTCTCAATTGAGTGGCCTCAAAATTTCTTACGAACAATGCACTTTACCCAATAACCTCTCTTCCACAATCAAGCTTCCTCTTCAACCTGTTGCtc GTAGAATCTGTCCGTTTACTGGAAAGAAATCAAATAGGAAAAATCTTGTATCTCACTCAAACCACAAGACAAAAAAGTTGCAATTTGTGAACCTTCAATACAAGAGAGTATGGTGGGAGGCTGGAAACCGATTTGTGAAATTGCGTCTATCAACCAAGGCATTAAAGACAATCGAAAAAAATGGTCTTGATGCTGTTGCTAAGAAAGCAGGAATAGATCTTAGCAAAAAATAG